Part of the Aureitalea marina genome, AATTGCAAAATGGAAAACTCATAGTAAACCTGGGCTATCGCTTTCTTTTGAATACTATATTGTCCCTGGTTATCTTAGGTCTGGCCTTTAATTCCAGATCTGTTGTACAGTTTTCCGCTCTGATCTATTTAGTTGCCTTTGTACTGTTAATGAGCGTGTTCTACTATCAATTACTACACTATAAGCCAGGGCATTACATGATGCTGTTCTACACTCGCCGATTCCTGATTCAACCAATATTAGTTTTAGTCTTATTACCGGCCTTTTATTTTCAGAAGAACGGGTAGGGCTTTATCTTTGTAAACCAATCCCGATACAGTAGTATGAAATTCAATTTACCCTTAAGCTTAGTTGCCGTATGCTTTCTTTTGATCAGTTGTAAAAATGACGGAAAGAAAGAGGAGGCCGAGCTTGCTCAGGAAGCCACCAAGATGGAAATGATCGTCGAGGTTCATGACGAGCTTATGCCAAAGATGTCGGAAATCAGTTTGATGATCACCCAACTGGAAGGATCCATGGATGGAACCGAGGCAGATTCTCTTAAAACAAAGGCTGTTGAGGATCTTAAAGATGCCAATCAGGCCATGATGACCTGGATGATGGAATTCAGTGACGATTATGACAGTGAGGAAGTGATGGAAGGCAAGGAGCTAACACCGGAAAAAGAAGCACTTTTGGATACTTACGAAGCCAGCGTCATGGAGCTTAAGACTACCATGGAAGGTGCAATGGATCGAGGGCAGGCCTTGCTGGATGCCCAAGAATAGGCGTTAAAGTTTTCTTACTGTCTACCCTTTAACTAAAGCCAATTCGACGGTTTTTGTAATTTTGCTCTTATGAGAGCGTTGATCTCAATTTTATTATCTACTCTTATACTGCTCAGCAGTAGTGGTCTGACCTATGCCGCCCATTACTGCGGGAGCTTCAGAGTGCACACCACTTTAAGTCTTGGAAAGGCGGATTTGAGCTGTGGGATGAAAATGGCGATGCCGGTCTGTGAGGATGGAGAAGAGGATCACGACTGTTGTGATAACGAGTACCTGGATCTTGTAACTGACGATCACTTCAATAAATCCCAATGGGACCTGAGCCTGGATGTTCTTGATTATGTGATATTACCTTCACAAGCTTTTGGTCAACTTGCCATTCAAGCTGAGCCTTCTCAGGAGGCCATTCCTCATTACCGACCTCCACCGCCGCGTTTAAGGCAATACATCATCTACGAGACTTTCCTGATCTGATACCTGTTCGTTTTTCAGTTGAATACCCTAGTGGGGTAATCTTAAGAATCGAATAAACAGGTATTAAATGAAACACACATATTCCATAAGCGGTATGACCTGCGAAGGCTGCAGGGACTCCGTCACCAAAAAAATTCAATCGGTCGAGGGAGTAAGCTCGG contains:
- a CDS encoding exosortase F system-associated membrane protein → MTRWVSIALVGLLLLALAAIRLFQEELFYDPLVQFFYSDYKTADLPELQNGKLIVNLGYRFLLNTILSLVILGLAFNSRSVVQFSALIYLVAFVLLMSVFYYQLLHYKPGHYMMLFYTRRFLIQPILVLVLLPAFYFQKNG
- a CDS encoding HYC_CC_PP family protein, with translation MRALISILLSTLILLSSSGLTYAAHYCGSFRVHTTLSLGKADLSCGMKMAMPVCEDGEEDHDCCDNEYLDLVTDDHFNKSQWDLSLDVLDYVILPSQAFGQLAIQAEPSQEAIPHYRPPPPRLRQYIIYETFLI